A genomic window from Cricetulus griseus strain 17A/GY chromosome 4, alternate assembly CriGri-PICRH-1.0, whole genome shotgun sequence includes:
- the LOC100763432 gene encoding phospholipase A2 isoform X2: MKLLLLVTLLTAGTTAQSISPQPVWQFHNMIKCIIPRSHPLLANNDYACYCGTGGSDTPMDDLDRCCQTQEHCYDQVKGLGRCKQLINNPYTTSYSYSCSGSEITCSDKNNVCEDFICNCDRQAAICFSRVLSTSSTRALTIRLAITDNTDTIPTCLIVFITS; this comes from the exons CAGGCACAACTGCACAGAGCATCAGCCCTCAGCCTGTGTGGCAGTTCCACAATATGATCAAGTGTATCATCCCCAGGAGTCATCCCTTGTTGGCGAACAATGACTATGCCTGCTACTGTGGCACTGGGGGCTCAGACACCCCAATGGATGACTTAGACAG gtgCTGCCAGACTCAGGAGCACTGCTATGATCAGGTCAAGGGCCTGGGAAGATGCAAACAACTCATAAATAACCCCTACACCACCTCCTATTCATACTCATGCTCTGGAAGTGAGATCACCTGCAGTG ACAAAAACAATGTCTGTGAGGACTTCATCTGCAACTGTGACCGACAGGCCGCCATCTGCTTCTCCAGGGTTCTATCAACAAGCAGTACAAGGGCTTTAACTATTAGACTTGCCATCACTGATAATACTGACACCATCCCCACTTGCCTGATTGTCTTCATTACAAGCTAA